From Allofrancisella guangzhouensis, a single genomic window includes:
- a CDS encoding F0F1 ATP synthase subunit gamma encodes MSNAREIRSKVQSVKNTQKITGAMELVAASKMRGAIVKMNNVRPYVDCANTIIKNVVAASIDYPNPYLFEREIKRVGYIVTSTDRGLCGGLNINLFKHVLKDIKKHLDDRIEVDICVVGFKAETFFRKLKGVNVVAVAHYNDKDLEASVRMISGAIKVMLDKFTSSEIDKLYLSSNQFVSTIKQKPRHQVLLPIQDVLTEEQKADDKGVSKGHWDYIYERDIEEVLNALCMRYIEAQVRGAILENAACEQAARMIAMKNATDNASDIIDQLKLDYNKVRQAMITQELAEICSGAAAV; translated from the coding sequence ATGTCTAATGCTAGAGAAATACGTTCCAAAGTACAGAGTGTAAAAAATACTCAAAAAATCACTGGTGCTATGGAATTGGTAGCAGCTAGTAAAATGAGAGGAGCAATTGTTAAGATGAATAACGTGCGTCCTTATGTAGACTGTGCTAACACAATTATTAAAAATGTTGTAGCAGCTAGTATTGATTATCCTAATCCTTATTTGTTTGAAAGAGAAATTAAAAGAGTTGGCTATATAGTTACTTCTACAGATAGAGGTCTTTGTGGCGGGCTAAATATTAACCTTTTCAAGCATGTTTTGAAGGATATTAAAAAGCACCTTGATGATAGAATCGAGGTGGATATATGTGTTGTAGGTTTTAAGGCAGAGACCTTTTTTAGAAAGTTAAAAGGAGTTAACGTTGTCGCTGTTGCTCATTATAATGATAAAGATTTAGAAGCTAGCGTTAGAATGATTTCTGGCGCTATTAAAGTAATGCTTGATAAGTTCACAAGTAGTGAGATTGATAAGTTGTATTTATCTAGTAATCAGTTTGTTAGCACAATAAAGCAAAAGCCAAGACACCAGGTATTGCTTCCAATACAAGATGTTCTCACAGAAGAGCAAAAGGCTGATGACAAAGGTGTATCAAAAGGGCATTGGGATTATATCTATGAAAGAGATATAGAAGAAGTTTTAAATGCTCTGTGTATGAGATATATAGAAGCCCAAGTTAGAGGCGCAATACTGGAAAATGCAGCATGTGAACAAGCTGCGCGTATGATAGCTATGAAAAATGCTACAGATAATGCAAGTGATATTATTGATCAACTAAAATTAGATTATAACAAAGTAAGGCAGGCTATGATTACCCAAGAGCTTGCAGAAATTTGTTCAGGTGCAGCAGCAGTTTAG
- a CDS encoding MFS transporter → MTQEIHNIRGYAWIIIAFSSFLLFDKYIMQVFPSLITDDMMQSFGTNATQTGALGSAYFWSIIICQLFIAGPIVDKFGFRLISPISITVSAAGVILFVVAANFGSLSMAYIARITTGMGVSFATISYLKAVSVWFDPRKFAFAASFLATAAMIGALCAQAPLAYLIDFCNDWKIAMLLVCVASLFIAVTYYIVVRDYNPQQPEASSSSNQLSTLEALKQVVKNKNNWYLTLYVGLSFTAVDAFAGFWGNAYFREAYSISKEQAASVISMIFIGMAIGSPILGKLSEILDNRKGVMVTFHIIGTVALSIVLLTKTSAFASAILLFIFGLCLGIYMLSFAIGNRINPIIITATVAAFINTGEPILGAIFDPLIGYFLDWSWTGKFMNPAGIIISQKTSSMDIKYFELISYHFAFTTLVASMVISLIILLLIKDNKK, encoded by the coding sequence ATGACTCAAGAAATACACAATATACGTGGCTACGCTTGGATAATAATTGCTTTTAGTTCTTTTTTATTATTTGATAAATATATTATGCAAGTTTTTCCCAGTTTAATCACTGATGATATGATGCAAAGCTTCGGCACTAACGCCACACAAACCGGAGCGCTCGGATCAGCGTATTTTTGGTCAATTATTATCTGTCAACTTTTCATAGCAGGTCCTATTGTAGATAAATTTGGTTTTAGACTTATCAGCCCAATATCTATAACTGTTTCTGCAGCTGGAGTAATTTTATTTGTTGTTGCAGCCAATTTTGGTAGCTTAAGCATGGCATATATCGCTAGGATAACTACAGGAATGGGAGTATCATTTGCTACAATATCTTATTTAAAAGCTGTATCTGTATGGTTTGACCCCCGCAAATTTGCTTTTGCTGCAAGTTTTCTTGCTACTGCTGCTATGATTGGAGCATTATGTGCCCAAGCACCCTTAGCATACCTAATAGATTTTTGTAATGATTGGAAAATAGCCATGCTTTTAGTTTGTGTGGCTAGTTTATTTATAGCAGTTACTTACTATATTGTTGTTCGTGATTATAACCCTCAGCAACCAGAAGCTAGTTCATCTAGCAATCAATTAAGCACCTTAGAAGCCTTAAAACAAGTCGTGAAAAACAAAAATAACTGGTATTTAACATTATATGTTGGCTTAAGCTTTACTGCTGTAGATGCATTTGCTGGATTCTGGGGGAATGCATATTTTAGAGAGGCTTATAGTATTTCCAAAGAGCAGGCTGCTAGCGTGATATCTATGATTTTCATTGGAATGGCTATAGGATCTCCCATATTAGGAAAACTATCAGAAATACTTGATAATAGAAAAGGTGTAATGGTCACATTCCATATAATAGGTACAGTTGCTTTAAGTATAGTATTACTCACTAAAACTAGTGCTTTTGCTTCTGCAATACTATTATTTATTTTTGGACTTTGTTTAGGTATTTATATGCTATCTTTCGCCATAGGGAACAGAATAAACCCCATAATTATAACAGCTACGGTAGCTGCCTTTATAAATACAGGTGAACCAATATTAGGTGCTATTTTTGATCCTTTAATTGGATATTTTCTTGATTGGTCGTGGACTGGTAAGTTTATGAATCCCGCTGGAATAATAATCTCACAAAAGACTAGTTCTATGGATATAAAATACTTTGAATTAATATCTTACCATTTTGCTTTTACAACCTTAGTAGCAAGTATGGTAATATCTCTAATTATTTTACTATTGATAAAGGACAATAAGAAATAA
- a CDS encoding F0F1 ATP synthase subunit B: protein MDMSLQVLGNLNGLTAIAVALLISLPALGTAIGFGVLGGKYLEGVARQPELGGMLLGRMFIVAAFVDAFAAISIAIGFLVLYANPLAIPGLVDAAQKAVGA from the coding sequence ATGGATATGTCTTTACAGGTTTTAGGTAACTTAAATGGATTAACAGCTATAGCGGTAGCGTTACTGATATCTTTACCAGCTTTAGGAACAGCTATTGGTTTTGGTGTTCTTGGTGGTAAATATCTAGAAGGAGTTGCGCGTCAGCCAGAATTAGGCGGTATGCTTTTAGGTCGTATGTTTATCGTTGCTGCTTTTGTTGATGCATTTGCTGCTATCTCGATTGCCATAGGATTCTTGGTACTTTATGCAAATCCATTAGCTATACCTGGTTTAGTTGATGCGGCTCAAAAAGCTGTTGGCGCATAA
- the atpA gene encoding F0F1 ATP synthase subunit alpha, translating into MQLSPSEISGLIKQRIEKFDNSIELKSEGTIVSVADGIVTIYGLNDVTAGEMIKMPADVYGLALNLNTDSVGAVVLGEYEHLKEGDKVYCTGRILEVPVGEALLGRVVDALGNPIDGKGEVATDHSSPIEKIAPGVIWRKSVDQALQTGIKSIDSMVPVGRGQRELIIGDRQIGKTAIAVDTIINQKGTGVKCIYVAIGQKASSIANIVRQLEEHGAMEHTIIVAATASDSAALQYIAPYSGCSMGEYFRDRGEDALIVYDDLTKQAWAYRQISLLLKRPPGREAYPGDVFYLHSRLLERAARVNEEYVERHTNGEVKGKTGSLTALPIIETQAGDISAFVPTNVISITDGQIFLETDLFNSGLRPAINPGNSVSRVGGAAQTKIIKKLGGGIRLALAQYRELEAFSQFASDLDEATRAQLNRGQRVTELLKQKQFSTLSVALMALSLYAADNGYLDSLEVSEVIPFESALHALATDKYAAVIEMINKTGAYDAEIADKLKAIVEDCKANQAW; encoded by the coding sequence ATGCAACTAAGTCCATCAGAAATTAGTGGTTTGATTAAACAGAGAATAGAGAAGTTTGATAATTCTATCGAACTAAAGTCAGAAGGTACTATAGTTAGTGTTGCTGACGGTATCGTAACTATATATGGTTTAAATGATGTAACTGCTGGTGAAATGATTAAAATGCCAGCAGATGTATACGGTTTAGCACTTAACTTAAATACAGATTCAGTGGGAGCAGTAGTTTTAGGTGAGTATGAGCATCTAAAAGAAGGTGATAAAGTATACTGCACAGGTAGAATACTAGAGGTTCCTGTTGGTGAAGCTCTACTTGGTAGAGTGGTTGATGCCTTGGGTAACCCTATTGATGGTAAGGGTGAGGTAGCTACAGATCATAGTTCACCAATTGAAAAAATTGCTCCAGGAGTTATTTGGAGAAAGTCAGTGGACCAGGCATTACAGACTGGTATTAAGTCTATAGATTCAATGGTTCCAGTAGGAAGAGGTCAAAGAGAACTTATTATTGGTGATAGACAGATTGGAAAAACAGCTATTGCTGTTGATACTATTATTAACCAAAAAGGTACAGGTGTTAAATGTATCTATGTCGCAATAGGTCAAAAAGCATCATCAATAGCTAATATTGTAAGACAATTAGAAGAGCACGGTGCTATGGAGCATACTATTATAGTCGCTGCTACAGCCTCAGATTCTGCAGCTTTACAATATATAGCACCGTACTCTGGTTGTTCTATGGGTGAGTATTTTAGAGATCGTGGTGAAGATGCTTTGATCGTTTATGATGATTTAACTAAGCAAGCATGGGCTTATAGACAAATTTCACTTTTATTGAAAAGGCCTCCAGGACGTGAGGCATATCCTGGAGATGTATTTTATCTTCACTCAAGACTTCTTGAAAGAGCTGCAAGAGTGAATGAGGAATATGTTGAAAGACACACAAATGGTGAAGTTAAAGGTAAAACAGGTTCACTTACAGCTCTACCAATTATTGAAACACAAGCTGGTGATATTTCTGCTTTTGTACCTACAAACGTGATTTCTATTACAGATGGTCAGATATTCTTAGAGACAGACTTGTTTAACTCAGGTTTGAGACCTGCTATTAACCCAGGTAACTCAGTATCTCGTGTTGGTGGAGCTGCTCAAACTAAAATTATTAAAAAGCTTGGTGGTGGTATCCGTTTAGCTTTGGCGCAATATCGTGAATTAGAAGCTTTCTCTCAGTTTGCATCAGACCTTGATGAGGCAACAAGAGCGCAGTTAAACAGGGGTCAAAGAGTTACTGAACTTCTAAAACAAAAACAATTTTCAACGCTATCTGTAGCATTGATGGCACTATCTTTATATGCTGCTGACAATGGTTATTTAGATAGTTTAGAAGTCTCAGAAGTTATACCGTTTGAATCAGCATTGCATGCTTTAGCGACAGACAAGTACGCAGCTGTGATAGAAATGATCAATAAAACAGGTGCCTATGATGCTGAGATTGCTGATAAGCTAAAAGCAATCGTAGAAGACTGTAAAGCAAATCAAGCTTGGTAG
- a CDS encoding WD40 repeat domain-containing protein — MTDHEFDVYWYKTLSIVVAILIKNDLNDINQKAIQPLLLKEENYEGASSPITVHNKFDKLLEAIEYIANNKPDGANLATLHENIKSELQVLYTLYFRRLSKSQLMFNNNTLEVGFEISNKEGVYKKKTYKEEVFVSRGLVGLICDYLDSLSYEAFRRTNKLRYRRLPPLPLLPINYQNYTIIKIKPQSITTALSVLPDRKILSASKFGWFIQVWDLYDLEISFKVLGDFYLNVGDVTALITLPDGKIVSGTKRGHILVWTLDDYKKPLFELRDGGRQGRITALGYIQGGKLVSGSEDGAIRVWNLNDPTSPPIVLSIHSEDIIALGVLSDRETVSASMDGTIRVCNLDNRSSYIVAQQQRVFALEVLPGRRIASGSYEGSTIRIYDVDKRTCIKLEDPECGGITTLKRLPDDRIVAGSKNGGIKIWNLINNTNIKLTTGHDSMITALGILPGGEIVSGSEDGIIRVWGCFNKEENIKINQLFIREVVSIYRNTVKNRKISFGIAGKRVNNEILPDNLAKVIIKVQSDTNILGLLPHKFVERFAKEIELQTINRNNAVKNTKLFTHRDDDITNLYSDPLTVLKDIWYNLFCLSVKRDYYKYDLRI, encoded by the coding sequence ATGACAGATCATGAGTTTGATGTTTATTGGTATAAAACTTTATCAATAGTTGTAGCAATATTAATAAAAAATGATTTAAATGATATAAACCAAAAAGCTATACAACCGTTGCTTTTAAAAGAGGAAAATTACGAAGGTGCATCTTCCCCTATAACAGTTCATAATAAATTCGATAAGCTTCTAGAAGCGATAGAATATATAGCAAACAATAAGCCAGATGGCGCTAATCTAGCCACATTACATGAGAATATAAAATCTGAACTTCAAGTACTGTATACTTTGTATTTTCGTCGTTTAAGCAAAAGTCAGCTTATGTTTAATAATAATACGTTAGAAGTAGGTTTTGAAATTAGTAACAAAGAAGGAGTGTACAAAAAGAAAACGTACAAAGAGGAAGTGTTTGTATCAAGGGGATTAGTAGGCTTGATATGTGACTATTTGGATAGTTTAAGTTATGAGGCTTTTAGAAGGACAAATAAATTAAGATATAGAAGGCTACCTCCTTTACCGTTATTGCCAATAAATTACCAAAATTATACTATAATAAAAATAAAGCCTCAAAGTATTACTACAGCATTAAGTGTGTTACCAGATAGAAAAATATTAAGCGCATCGAAATTTGGTTGGTTCATACAGGTTTGGGATTTGTATGACCTTGAAATCTCTTTTAAAGTACTAGGAGATTTTTATTTAAACGTAGGAGATGTTACAGCATTAATTACATTGCCAGATGGAAAAATAGTAAGTGGGACTAAACGTGGGCATATACTAGTCTGGACTTTAGACGATTATAAAAAGCCCCTTTTTGAGCTAAGAGATGGGGGTCGTCAAGGAAGGATTACAGCATTAGGTTATATACAGGGTGGAAAATTAGTAAGTGGGTCCGAAGATGGTGCTATACGAGTGTGGAATTTAAACGATCCTACAAGTCCTCCTATCGTGCTATCAATCCATAGCGAAGATATTATAGCATTAGGGGTATTATCAGATAGAGAAACAGTAAGCGCATCGATGGACGGCACTATACGAGTTTGTAATTTAGATAATCGTAGTAGTTATATCGTGGCACAACAACAAAGAGTTTTTGCATTAGAGGTATTACCAGGTCGCAGAATAGCAAGTGGATCATATGAGGGGAGTACTATAAGAATTTATGATGTAGACAAAAGAACTTGTATCAAACTAGAAGACCCTGAGTGCGGTGGTATTACAACGTTAAAGAGACTACCAGATGACAGGATAGTAGCTGGGTCAAAAAATGGTGGTATAAAAATCTGGAATTTAATCAATAATACAAATATCAAACTAACAACGGGCCATGATAGTATGATTACAGCGTTAGGGATATTGCCAGGTGGAGAGATAGTAAGTGGATCTGAAGATGGTATTATACGAGTTTGGGGTTGTTTTAATAAAGAAGAAAACATTAAAATAAACCAACTGTTTATAAGAGAAGTCGTATCTATATATAGAAATACAGTCAAAAATAGAAAAATATCTTTTGGTATAGCAGGGAAAAGAGTTAATAATGAGATATTGCCTGACAATCTTGCAAAAGTAATAATAAAGGTACAGAGTGATACTAATATTTTAGGTTTGTTGCCACACAAGTTTGTAGAAAGATTTGCTAAAGAAATAGAGTTGCAAACTATAAATAGAAATAATGCAGTCAAAAATACAAAATTATTTACTCATAGAGATGACGATATAACAAATTTGTATAGTGATCCACTAACTGTATTAAAGGATATTTGGTACAATTTGTTTTGTCTTAGCGTGAAGCGGGATTATTATAAATATGACTTACGTATTTGA
- the atpB gene encoding F0F1 ATP synthase subunit A, which produces MANTESSSQIATGYVQHHLHHWQVSLGEGSFWQLNVDSLLVSIILGSLFIFIMFLAAKRASADVPGKFQNIIEAIWEWMDGLVAENYHYKRNFVTPLAFTIFVWVVLMNFMDLLPVDLFGWIIGFFTNSHEAYFRVVPTADPNVTFAMSIAVFFLVIFYNIRAKGFGLIKEILSAPFGIWLFPLNIFFRLVDEIVKPVSLSLRLFGNIFAGELIFILIALLYASGWVAGGAGVVLGSIWAIFHILIVLIQAFVFMMLTVVYLNMAQEAH; this is translated from the coding sequence ATGGCAAATACTGAGTCTAGCTCTCAAATTGCAACTGGATATGTTCAGCATCACTTGCATCATTGGCAAGTGAGTTTAGGTGAAGGTTCTTTTTGGCAACTTAATGTTGATTCATTGTTGGTTAGTATTATACTGGGAAGTCTATTTATATTTATAATGTTTTTAGCAGCAAAGCGTGCTAGTGCAGATGTACCAGGAAAATTCCAAAATATAATAGAAGCTATCTGGGAGTGGATGGATGGTTTGGTTGCTGAAAACTACCACTATAAAAGGAACTTTGTAACTCCTTTGGCTTTTACTATATTTGTGTGGGTTGTATTAATGAATTTTATGGATCTTCTGCCTGTTGATCTATTTGGCTGGATTATAGGGTTTTTCACTAATAGTCATGAGGCTTACTTTAGAGTTGTACCTACTGCTGATCCAAATGTCACTTTTGCTATGTCTATAGCAGTATTCTTTTTGGTTATTTTTTATAACATTAGAGCAAAAGGTTTTGGGCTTATCAAAGAAATTTTAAGCGCTCCTTTTGGAATTTGGTTGTTTCCTTTAAATATTTTCTTTAGGCTTGTCGATGAGATAGTTAAGCCAGTATCTTTATCTTTACGTCTATTTGGTAATATATTTGCTGGTGAGCTTATATTCATTCTTATAGCACTTTTATATGCTTCAGGCTGGGTGGCTGGTGGAGCTGGAGTTGTGTTAGGAAGTATATGGGCGATATTCCATATATTGATAGTATTGATACAAGCATTTGTATTTATGATGTTGACTGTTGTTTATTTAAATATGGCACAGGAAGCTCACTAG
- a CDS encoding F0F1 ATP synthase subunit delta codes for MADLSVIAKPYAKAVFEFANENSLSQEWSMLLKTFAKLIEDNSVQSIITSPIFSQPEIIEVLKDQLNEKFYNFLALLAQNKKLTLLPLISDQFELFTNTQNNSKVAKVTLAYSADKDLLDSLKASLERKFGCSMNLEVEINPAIVGGAIVRVGDTVIDNSVSGRLEKLKSILLS; via the coding sequence ATGGCAGATCTAAGCGTAATTGCAAAACCATATGCAAAAGCAGTGTTTGAGTTTGCAAACGAAAACAGCTTGTCGCAAGAGTGGTCTATGTTACTTAAAACTTTTGCTAAGTTAATAGAAGATAATTCAGTACAAAGCATTATTACCAGTCCTATTTTCTCTCAACCTGAAATTATAGAGGTTTTAAAAGACCAACTAAACGAAAAGTTTTATAATTTCTTAGCTTTGCTCGCTCAAAATAAAAAGCTAACCCTTTTACCCTTAATTTCAGATCAATTTGAGTTGTTTACAAATACTCAAAATAATAGCAAAGTAGCCAAAGTAACTTTAGCTTATTCTGCTGATAAAGACTTGTTGGATAGCTTAAAAGCAAGTTTAGAGAGAAAGTTTGGTTGCTCTATGAATCTTGAGGTTGAAATAAATCCAGCTATAGTCGGTGGGGCAATTGTTAGAGTCGGGGATACAGTTATAGATAACTCAGTGTCTGGACGTTTAGAAAAATTAAAAAGTATTTTATTATCATAA
- a CDS encoding F0F1 ATP synthase subunit B, with amino-acid sequence MDINVTLIGQMITFAIFVVFTMKFVWPPLRTALEERREKIANGLASADRASRELEVAKRQSAEILREAKAKATEIVENAYVRAHKVDEQAKEEAIAIAEKVKSMAMAEIDQEKIKAREELKQELVSLAIAGASKIISAKVDEKASNDLLKDFVAKI; translated from the coding sequence ATGGATATTAACGTAACTTTAATAGGTCAGATGATAACATTTGCAATCTTTGTTGTTTTTACAATGAAGTTTGTATGGCCGCCGCTACGTACAGCTTTAGAAGAGCGTAGAGAAAAGATAGCTAATGGCTTAGCTTCTGCTGATAGAGCTTCTAGAGAGCTAGAGGTTGCAAAAAGGCAGTCTGCTGAAATCCTACGTGAAGCAAAAGCAAAAGCTACGGAAATAGTTGAAAATGCCTATGTTAGAGCTCATAAAGTTGATGAGCAGGCTAAAGAAGAGGCTATTGCCATAGCTGAAAAGGTTAAAAGCATGGCTATGGCTGAAATCGATCAAGAGAAAATCAAGGCAAGGGAAGAGCTTAAGCAAGAGTTAGTGAGTCTTGCTATAGCTGGAGCTAGTAAAATTATATCTGCAAAGGTAGATGAAAAGGCTAGTAACGATCTTTTAAAAGATTTTGTTGCTAAGATATAA
- a CDS encoding ATP synthase subunit I gives MLANVKIDFKRFLVVQILLLFFGCIATLFFYGGLYAHSFLLGGLVMFLANLMFFMRLVVNKQFSPAIEIMIFFLSELLKLSIVGIVTILLAIYVKPKLFPYIFGIVLLQLAVCFLPLLLKRVR, from the coding sequence ATGTTGGCTAACGTAAAAATAGATTTTAAAAGGTTTTTGGTTGTGCAGATATTATTACTTTTTTTTGGTTGTATAGCTACGCTGTTTTTTTATGGAGGGTTATACGCACATTCATTTTTATTGGGTGGATTAGTAATGTTTTTAGCAAATCTTATGTTTTTCATGAGATTGGTAGTGAATAAACAGTTTTCACCAGCAATAGAAATTATGATTTTTTTCCTTAGTGAGTTATTAAAGTTGAGTATTGTGGGTATCGTTACTATATTGTTGGCTATTTACGTAAAACCAAAATTATTTCCTTACATTTTCGGAATAGTTTTGTTACAATTAGCGGTGTGTTTTTTACCTCTTCTACTTAAGCGAGTTAGATAG
- a CDS encoding F0F1 ATP synthase subunit epsilon translates to MSKNYLKVSVVSPSGSVFTGEADMVSLRGSAGEMGIAYGHTELLSTMPAGVVNIKKDNDTEVLYVSGGLIEVTPTRVTIMVDEMERAENLNQAEAEKAKARAEQSLKNPDASKLDIEAAHQRLREADARLKALNSSKGLYYSKD, encoded by the coding sequence ATGTCTAAGAACTATCTAAAAGTCAGTGTTGTTAGCCCTTCAGGTTCAGTTTTTACTGGTGAAGCTGATATGGTCAGTTTACGTGGTTCTGCTGGTGAAATGGGTATAGCATATGGACATACAGAGTTGTTATCAACTATGCCAGCAGGTGTGGTTAATATAAAAAAAGACAATGATACAGAAGTGTTATATGTATCAGGTGGGCTAATAGAGGTTACTCCTACTAGAGTTACTATCATGGTTGATGAAATGGAAAGAGCTGAAAACTTAAATCAAGCAGAAGCTGAAAAGGCAAAAGCAAGAGCAGAGCAATCTCTAAAAAACCCAGATGCATCAAAGCTTGATATAGAAGCTGCACACCAAAGGTTAAGAGAGGCGGATGCGCGACTAAAAGCTCTTAATTCTTCTAAAGGGTTATATTATTCAAAAGACTAG
- the atpD gene encoding F0F1 ATP synthase subunit beta, with protein MSTGKIIQVIGAVIDVEFSRDNTPKVYDALRVQETDLVLEVQQQIGDGVVRTIAMGSSDGLRRGMEVVNTNAPISVPVGHGTLGRIMNVLGEPIDEAGPIEHSEKRSIHQAPPAYDELALNTEILETGIKVVDLICPFAKGGKVGLFGGAGVGKTVTMMELINNIAKEHSGYSVFAGVGERTREGNDFYYEMKDSNVLDKVSLVYGQMNEPPGNRLRVALTGLTIAEGFRDEKRDVLMFIDNIYRYTLAGTEVSALLGRMPSAVGYQPTLAAEMGALQERITSTKTGSITSVQAVYVPADDLTDPSPATTFSHLDATIVLSRQIAELGIYPAVDPLDSTSRQLDPLVVGQDHYETARAVQKTLQRYKELKDIIAILGMDELSDEDKKTVDRARKIQRFLSQPFHVAEVFTGNPGKFVSLKDTVASFKAIVNGEYDHLPEQAFYMVGSIQEAIEKAKTL; from the coding sequence ATGAGTACAGGTAAAATTATTCAAGTAATTGGAGCTGTTATTGATGTAGAGTTTTCTCGTGATAACACTCCAAAAGTATATGATGCTCTGAGAGTTCAAGAGACAGATTTAGTGTTGGAAGTGCAACAGCAAATAGGTGATGGAGTAGTCCGTACTATCGCAATGGGTTCTAGTGATGGGCTAAGACGTGGTATGGAAGTTGTAAATACAAATGCTCCTATATCAGTCCCTGTAGGTCATGGTACTTTAGGTCGTATTATGAATGTATTGGGTGAACCAATAGATGAGGCTGGTCCAATTGAGCATAGTGAGAAAAGATCTATTCACCAGGCTCCTCCAGCTTATGACGAGCTAGCTCTTAATACAGAAATTTTGGAAACAGGTATTAAAGTAGTAGATCTTATTTGTCCTTTTGCAAAAGGTGGTAAGGTAGGTTTATTCGGTGGTGCTGGTGTTGGTAAAACAGTTACTATGATGGAGCTTATCAACAACATTGCAAAAGAGCATAGTGGTTACTCTGTATTTGCTGGTGTTGGTGAAAGAACTCGTGAAGGTAACGATTTTTATTATGAAATGAAAGACTCTAACGTACTTGATAAAGTATCCTTGGTATATGGTCAGATGAATGAGCCACCAGGAAATAGATTAAGAGTTGCATTAACAGGTTTAACTATTGCTGAAGGTTTCCGTGATGAGAAGCGTGATGTATTAATGTTTATTGATAATATATATCGTTATACATTAGCAGGTACTGAGGTTTCTGCTCTTTTAGGTCGTATGCCATCTGCAGTTGGTTATCAGCCAACGCTAGCAGCTGAAATGGGTGCTTTACAGGAGAGGATTACTTCAACTAAGACTGGCTCAATTACCTCTGTACAGGCTGTATATGTACCAGCTGATGACTTAACTGACCCATCTCCGGCAACTACATTCTCACATTTGGATGCGACGATTGTATTATCGCGCCAGATTGCTGAGTTGGGTATTTATCCAGCTGTGGATCCTCTAGATTCTACATCTAGACAGTTAGATCCATTAGTAGTTGGTCAAGATCACTATGAGACAGCTCGTGCGGTACAAAAAACTCTGCAAAGATATAAAGAATTAAAAGATATCATAGCTATTTTGGGTATGGATGAGTTATCAGATGAAGATAAAAAAACAGTTGATAGAGCTCGTAAGATCCAGAGATTTTTATCTCAACCTTTCCATGTGGCTGAAGTGTTTACGGGTAACCCTGGTAAGTTTGTGTCTTTAAAAGATACAGTTGCTAGTTTTAAAGCTATTGTTAATGGTGAATATGATCATTTGCCAGAACAAGCTTTTTATATGGTAGGATCTATCCAAGAAGCTATCGAAAAAGCAAAAACTCTATAA